CGGGGCGTACGGGATCAGAGCGACGCTGCCGTCCGATCGGGCCGGGCGCCATGTGCTGTACACGATCTGGCAGAACAGCAGTACGCCGGACACGTACTACTCGTGCTCGGACGTGGTGTTCCCGGCCGAGCGGGACAGAGGCGCCGAGGAGAGCGGCGGCGAGAGCACGGCTTCCGCCGCCGCGAACGCGGACCGCGACAACGGTCGTGCGACCGCCAGTTCCTCGCCGGCGACCGAGCCGCGCAAGACCGTCTCACCGACGCCTTCCGCCCCAGCCGACGGCGAGAGCCGACGCACGCAGAACGCCGCCGCGCCCGACAGCACGCCGGTGGCCTCCACCGGCAGCCCGGGTTCGGGGCCCTCGACGCCGCTGCTCGCGGGCGGCGCCGCCGCGGTGCTGGTGCTCACCGGGGGCGCCGCCCTTGCGCTGCGGTTGCGCAGGAGGTGAACTCCCGCACGGTTGACGTCAGTTGACGTACACCGCCTCGCCGCTGCCGGTCACCGGGGCGTACTTGGCGGTGAAGTAGCCGTTGGCGAAGCAGAGGGACGAGCCGGAGACCTTGGCGAACGGCGCGCCGGCGAAGTTGATCGTGTTGTCGTCGTTGCTCGCCGTACCGGACAGGCTGGGGGCCTGGTAGACGCAGTTGATGCTGCCCAGCAGGGTCCGCAGGACGACCGTCGTCTGGATGGTGGACCCCTCGGCCGGGGTGACGGTGACGGTGCCGTCGGAGGTCACGGCGGCGCTGTAGGGCAGATTGTCGACCGTGATGCTGGTGACGCCGAGGACGCCGACCACGTTGGTGGTGCAGCTCGCGGCGTCGAAGGTGTGCGCCGAGACCGACTCCGTCGCGGTCCCGGGCGCGCTGGGGTTGTCCGCCACAGTGGCCGTGAACTGCGACGACGTGCAGGAGATGCCGCTCGTACCGGTCGCGCTGGAGTAGAACGTGGCGGCGGTGCCGCTCGCCAGCGGCGCGGTGAGGACCTCGCCGACCGCGACGGCCGTACCACCGACGGAGCCGGTGGTGAGAACGGTGCCGTCGGCCGCGGACGCGGGGGCGGCCATGGGGAGGGTGAGGGCGGCGACGGTGCCGGCGAGGGTGAGGAGGGTGCGGGTGCGCATGGGGGTGTACCTCGGCTTTCGTTGGGGGTGTGCCCTGAGGGCAGCTGAGCGGCTCAGGGTTCGGGGGGTGAGGGGGTGGGGGGTGGTGGGGGGCGCTTGAGGAGATGTGCGCCGTTGCCGGTCCGTGACGCCTTCTCCGTACATCACGGACCGGCAACGGCAGCCCGACCGGTGACCGGCCTGAGTCCCTGGGGAGGGCTCCTGGCCGGACCGGGCGGGGGCGTCCGGCACGGGCCGAGGGGGGAAGCGACCGTGACGGCGCCATGGAGTGATCTCGAGAAAATGTGAAGGACATCAAGTCCGGGAACGCGGGCCAAGGCCACGCGGCGGCGGATCCGGCGCCACGGATCCAGGGGGGAGCCAGGGCAAGTTGTAGACCTGAGTGTCAGTCAACGTCAAGGAGTCGCAAGGGAGTTGATGTCGACGGAGGGGTTCTGCGGAGCCCTCGACGCCTCCTTGACCCACAGGTGACACACAATCAACACCGTTTTTCCATAACTGCCTTGACCCTCGCCTGTAACCACCGGTAACTTCCCGGCTGGCTACTGCGGAGTACGAGAAAGCCCTTGCACCCGCCGGGAGTTGCGAGGGGCGTGCGCCGTGGGCGCTGTCCGCGCCAGGACAACGTGCCGCTGATGCCCTACCCGCACTTTCATGCACCTGGGAGCAGTTATGGCCTCGTCCTCGGACGTCACCTCGTCCGCCGAGAACTTCCCCGAGAACCCGGAAAGCGGTTCCGGGTCCGAAGCGTCCGACACCACCGACGGCCCCGCCAGACGCGGGCGGGTCCGGGCGCGCCGGGCCGCCGTGATGGCGGTGCCGGCCACCCTCGTCGCCGGCGCCCTCGCGGTCCTCACCGCCGAAGGCGCGCTGGGCGTGCAGTTCGCCATCTCCGGCATGCCCTTCACGGTCACCGCGACCGAGCTCAACGGCACCGGGTTCGAGCAGTTCGGCGGCCTCGACAACATGGCGCCGGGCAGCCCCAACGCGGGGGACACCGGCGGGCAGGTGCTGGTGGTCACGTCCGCGATCAAGAACGCGACGCTCACGAAGCTGTGCCAGAGTGTCGACCTCGGCGGTACGAACCTGTTGATCACCGCGGGTAGTGGTGCCGAGAAGGTGACCGCGAGCGATCTGACCACCGACTCGACCGAGCTGTCGGGTGACGCGGCGTTCACCAACATCGAGATCGGCAACGACGCGAGTACGTTGACCAAGGCCGGGGTGAAGGGGCCGATCGGGGTCTTCAGCCAGCAGGCGGACACCGTGCGCATCGCCAATCTGCGGCAGACCAACTATGCGACCACTGCGGCGGTCTTCAAGCTTCCTGGCCTGAAGCTCCGATTCAGCAGCACGGGTTGCTGATGAGTGAGCGTGCGGGTTTCCGGTCGGCCTTCCGTCGTTGGCGGGCCGACCGGCCGTTCTGGGGCGGGCTGTTGCTCGCGCTGGGCGGGGCGGAGATTCTGCTGACCATGAAGGCGTCGATGAAGGTCGTTCTTCATGTCGGGATGCAGGGGCTGGCGGGGTATCTGCTGCCTGCCCTGATGGTGCTGCTCGGGCTGTTGATTTTGTTCAATCCGGCGCAGCGGCTCTTCTACTCGATCACTGGGGTTCTGGTCGCCCTGGGGACCTGGCCCACGTCGAATCTGGGCGGGTTTTTCGCGGGCCTCCTGCTGGGGGTCGTCGGAAGTTCCCTTGCCTTTGGGTGGCTGCCGGATCAGGAGCCGCGGGGGCGTCGGCGGCGGGGGCGGAAGGGCGTTGCGGTGACGGGCGCTCAGCAGGCTGGGGAGCCCGCCTGAACCGGGCTTCTCGGTCGGCCGGCGGGGGGCGGCATGCCGACCGTCGGCCGCCCAATGCCCGGGGTTGGCGTGCCGAACCACCGGGTTCCCGGCGCCTGCGGGGTTGACGTGCCGAACCGCCGACTTCGCACCCGGGGGTTGGCGTGCCGAACCACCAACCTCCCAGCACTCCCCGGGGTTGGCATGCCAAACCATCAGCTTCCCAGCCCTCCCCCAGCGATACATGCCCCCGCCCAACTTCCCTCCCCCACCGGGGCGTTGACAGACTGAGTCGGCCCGACGTCCGTGTCCCGAAGGCCTCATGCGCGCCGAACGTATTGACACCGAGATCGCCCACTCCGCCCGTATCTACGACTACATCCTCGGCGGCAAGGACCACTACCCGGCCGACCGGGAAGCGGGTGATGCCATGGCGCGTGAGTGGCCCGCGTTGCCCGTGCACATGCGGGCCAACCGGGATTTCATGAACCGGGCCGTGCGGTATCTCGTCGAGGAGGTGGGGATACGGCAGTTTCTCGACATCGGGTCCGGGATTCCGACGTCGCCCAACATTCATGAGATCGCCCAGTCGGTCGCCCCGGAGTCGCGGGTCGTGTACGTCGACAACGATCCGCTCGTCATCGCGCTGTCCCAGGGGGCGTTGTCGAGCACACCCGAGGGGAGGACGGCGTACATCGAGGCCGACATGCTCGATCCGGCGGCCGTGCTCGACGCCCCGGCGTTCCGCGCGACCCTCGATCTCGGGGAGCCGGTCGCGCTCACCGTCATCGCGATCGTGCACTTCCTGCTGGACGAGCACGACGCGGTGGGGATCGTGCGGCGGCTGATCGAGCCCCTGCCCGCGGGCAGTTACCTCGCGATGTCCATCGGCACCGCCGAGTTCGCGCCGGAGGAGGTGGGTCGGGTCGCCCGGGAGTACGCGGCCAGGGGCATGCCGATGCGGTTGCGCAGCCGTGCCGAGGCCGAGGAATTCTTCACCGGTCTGGACCTTGTCGAGCCCGGCATCGTGCAGGTGCACAAGTGGCGACCGGACGGAACGGGCACCGAGGTGATCCGGGACGAGGACATCGCGATGTACGGGGCGGTGGCGCGCAAGCCGAGTTGACCCGGTTCACGAGCGGGAGCAGCGGGGGTGGGCCGGTCCTCGGCCCGCCCTCCCGCCAGCGGTTCATCACGATGTGGCAGCAACGACTCACGCCGAGTGGTTGCACACTTGACGATCAGTGGTCACACGCGATTGGCTCCGGCACAGCGAGAGTTCACCAGGTCGGCGCACTCCCGTGCGGCGCGGGCCGTACTCTCGTTCGTTCCTCCGGCTCGGCCGCACAGCGAGGTGCCGCACCCTCATGAAGACTCCACCCCCCTCCTCCGCTTTCGCTCGCATCGCGGCCCTGACGGCCGCCGCCTGTCTGCTGCTGGCCGGTTGCTCCGCCGTCGGCGGGTCCGACGACGCGTCGGGGGCGGAGGCGGCGGGCACCTCGGGGATGAAGATCACCCTCATCACCCACGGCGGTGACGGTGACGCCTTCTGGGAACTCGTGCGGAAGGGTGCCGAGGTGGCGGCCGCCAAGGACGGCGTCGACCTGACCTACGCGCACGACGACGACCCGGCGGGCCAGGCCGAGCTGATGCGGGACGCGATCCGTGAGAAGGCCGACGGCATCGCGGTGACCCTGGCCAAGCCGTCGGCGATGGCGGGTCCGGTCGCCGAGGCGCGGGCCGCCGGCATACCCGTGGTCGGCCTCAACTCCGGTATGGACCAGTGGCGGTCCGCGGGGCTGCTGGGGTACTTCGGCCAGAACGAGAGCGTCGCGGGCACGGTCGTCGGCAACAGGCTCGACGGCCTCAAGGCCAAGCACGCCCTCTGTGTCATCCACGAGCGCGGCAACGTCGCCCTGGAGGCGCGCTGCGCCGGGGTGAAGAAGGGGTTCGGCGGCGAGACCGAGATGCTCTATGTGGAGGGCACCGACATGGACGCGGCGACCGCCGCCATCACGGACCGGCTGCGGCAGGACTCCAGCATCGACGAAGTGGTCACGTTGGGCGCCCAGTTCGCGCTCGCGGCGGTCGACGCGGCCAAGAAGGCGGGCAGCGACGCCCGGGTCGCGACCTTCGACCTCAACAGCGACCTGGTCAAGGCCGTCAAGGACGGCGATGTTCAGTTCGCGGTGGACCAGCAGCCGTATCTCCAGGGCTATCTGGCCGTGGACTCGCTCTGGCTCTACAAGACCAACGGCAACACCCTCGGCGGCGGCGAGGCGCCTGTGCTCACCGGTCCCGCGATCGTCTCGAAGGCCAATGTGTCATCGGTGACGAGGTTCGCGGCCAACGGGACGCGCTGAGCGGAACCGTTTGTACAACGGTGTCGCCAAAGATTCGGTCACTCACGGGCTGTACGGTCACTTGTGCGGATAACATCCTGCGCATCCCTTGTGCCGTACCGGACGCGTCGTCACCCCTCACGCTCGTCCCCCGCCTCCCCACCCCCCGCCGTTCCGTCTCCGCCGCCCACTCCCCCCACTGATCGCCCTAGGACGACGATGTCTCCGCAGACACGTGCCCGGCGCCGCCTCGGCTCCATACGTCTCTCCCTGATCCTCCTGGCACTGATCCCCAGCATCACCCTCGCCGCCATGTGGGGGGTGACGACGACGCAGATGTTCTCGGAGGGGCTGCGGCTGCGGGAGCAGACCGAGCTGAGCAGGTCGAGCGGCGCCATGGGCACCGACGCGACCCTCGCCCTGCAGCGGGAGCGCGGTCTGTCGGCCGCGTTCCTGGCCGGTCAGCGCGGTGCCCGGACCGCCCTCGACCAGCAGCGGCGGCAGACGGACGCGGCGATCGCGAAGCTGGTCGGCCGGTCGGAGGCGATCGAGGACGCCCCGTACCGCATCGGCGACCGGATGTACTCCGTCATCGCGGGAGTCGGAAGCCTCGAGTACTACCGGGACCAGGTCGACGACCTCACCGACATCTCCCCGCAGCAGGCACTCGGCCAGTACACCTCGATCATCGACGACCAGATCAACGCCTTCCGGGAGCTCTCCCAGGTCGACGACGGAAACCTCACCTCGCAGGCCGGCCCGCTCGTCATGCTGGAACAGGCGGCGGAGCTGGTCTCCCAGGAGGACGCGCTGCTCACCCTCGCCTGGCCGTCCGGGGAGCTCGACGCGGAGGTACGGGCCCGGTTCACGGAACTGGTCAACGCACGCCGGTGGCTGCTCAAGGACCAGATCGTCCCCGCCCTGCGCGGCGATGTGAAGACCCAGACGGAGCGGATCCTCCAAGGGTCGGCGTGGCAGAACCTGGAGGTCATCGAGAACCAGGTGCTGGCGGCGCGCGCATCGGGCAGCGGCGAGGCCGTCCGCACGGTCCTGCCCGACGCCCAGAAGCAGTGGGCCGCAGCGATCGACACTCTCTCCGACCAGTACACCGCCCTGATCCAGCAGCAGACCCGGGCCCTGCTCGACCGCACCGACGACCAAGCGCGCTCGCTGCTCATCAAGGCCGGCTCCCTGAGCGTGGGCGGCCTCGTCGCCGTACTCGTGTGCGCCGTGATGTCCTGGCGCATCACGCGCTCCCTGTCCCGGCGCCTGCGCGGTCTGCGCGTGGCCACCCTCAGTCTGGCGGAGGAGCGGCTGCCGGACGTGGTCGCCCGACTCGACCGCGGTGAGAAGGTCGACGTGGAGCTGGCGACCCCGCCGCTGGACTACGGCCACGACGAACTCGGCCAGGTGGCCAAGGCGTTCAACACCGCGCAGCGCACCGCCGTGCACACCGCCGTCGAACTCGCCGACACCCGGCGCGGCTTCCAGAAGGTCATCCTCGGCATCGCCCGGCAGAGCCAGAACCTGGTCAACCTCCAGCTCACCAAACTCGACGCGCTGGAGCGCGCGCACCAGGACCCGGAGATCCTCAAGGGCCTGTACGAACTGGACTC
Above is a window of Streptomyces sp. DT2A-34 DNA encoding:
- a CDS encoding Tat pathway signal sequence domain protein; the protein is MRTRTLLTLAGTVAALTLPMAAPASAADGTVLTTGSVGGTAVAVGEVLTAPLASGTAATFYSSATGTSGISCTSSQFTATVADNPSAPGTATESVSAHTFDAASCTTNVVGVLGVTSITVDNLPYSAAVTSDGTVTVTPAEGSTIQTTVVLRTLLGSINCVYQAPSLSGTASNDDNTINFAGAPFAKVSGSSLCFANGYFTAKYAPVTGSGEAVYVN
- a CDS encoding DUF6230 family protein — protein: MASSSDVTSSAENFPENPESGSGSEASDTTDGPARRGRVRARRAAVMAVPATLVAGALAVLTAEGALGVQFAISGMPFTVTATELNGTGFEQFGGLDNMAPGSPNAGDTGGQVLVVTSAIKNATLTKLCQSVDLGGTNLLITAGSGAEKVTASDLTTDSTELSGDAAFTNIEIGNDASTLTKAGVKGPIGVFSQQADTVRIANLRQTNYATTAAVFKLPGLKLRFSSTGC
- a CDS encoding DUF6114 domain-containing protein; protein product: MSERAGFRSAFRRWRADRPFWGGLLLALGGAEILLTMKASMKVVLHVGMQGLAGYLLPALMVLLGLLILFNPAQRLFYSITGVLVALGTWPTSNLGGFFAGLLLGVVGSSLAFGWLPDQEPRGRRRRGRKGVAVTGAQQAGEPA
- a CDS encoding SAM-dependent methyltransferase encodes the protein MRAERIDTEIAHSARIYDYILGGKDHYPADREAGDAMAREWPALPVHMRANRDFMNRAVRYLVEEVGIRQFLDIGSGIPTSPNIHEIAQSVAPESRVVYVDNDPLVIALSQGALSSTPEGRTAYIEADMLDPAAVLDAPAFRATLDLGEPVALTVIAIVHFLLDEHDAVGIVRRLIEPLPAGSYLAMSIGTAEFAPEEVGRVAREYAARGMPMRLRSRAEAEEFFTGLDLVEPGIVQVHKWRPDGTGTEVIRDEDIAMYGAVARKPS
- a CDS encoding substrate-binding domain-containing protein, which codes for MKTPPPSSAFARIAALTAAACLLLAGCSAVGGSDDASGAEAAGTSGMKITLITHGGDGDAFWELVRKGAEVAAAKDGVDLTYAHDDDPAGQAELMRDAIREKADGIAVTLAKPSAMAGPVAEARAAGIPVVGLNSGMDQWRSAGLLGYFGQNESVAGTVVGNRLDGLKAKHALCVIHERGNVALEARCAGVKKGFGGETEMLYVEGTDMDAATAAITDRLRQDSSIDEVVTLGAQFALAAVDAAKKAGSDARVATFDLNSDLVKAVKDGDVQFAVDQQPYLQGYLAVDSLWLYKTNGNTLGGGEAPVLTGPAIVSKANVSSVTRFAANGTR
- a CDS encoding nitrate- and nitrite sensing domain-containing protein; amino-acid sequence: MSPQTRARRRLGSIRLSLILLALIPSITLAAMWGVTTTQMFSEGLRLREQTELSRSSGAMGTDATLALQRERGLSAAFLAGQRGARTALDQQRRQTDAAIAKLVGRSEAIEDAPYRIGDRMYSVIAGVGSLEYYRDQVDDLTDISPQQALGQYTSIIDDQINAFRELSQVDDGNLTSQAGPLVMLEQAAELVSQEDALLTLAWPSGELDAEVRARFTELVNARRWLLKDQIVPALRGDVKTQTERILQGSAWQNLEVIENQVLAARASGSGEAVRTVLPDAQKQWAAAIDTLSDQYTALIQQQTRALLDRTDDQARSLLIKAGSLSVGGLVAVLVCAVMSWRITRSLSRRLRGLRVATLSLAEERLPDVVARLDRGEKVDVELATPPLDYGHDELGQVAKAFNTAQRTAVHTAVELADTRRGFQKVILGIARQSQNLVNLQLTKLDALERAHQDPEILKGLYELDSTASQLRRYEENLVIISGERPGRSWSEPVALIDILRSAVGEVAEYQRVEVYTEEEVHVAPPAVADVIHLLAELIENATLYSPAPAPVGVRAAMVAKGLAVEVEDRGLGMSEEDYDSFNAQLADPPQFDVVALADDLRLGMFVIAQLARRHGIAVTLRSSPYGGTTAIVLIPHDIVVRDVPAPDRDEVEHAGAAEPEEPVRESRPVIPARTAPERTAAPAAGRDRLSPLPRRVPQTSLAAELREEASVAEEDGYADDFTAERAASSLACFQRGTFQARDESDHEAPDAPEAEDQRAPAARGACDDGRHEEPPTAGSARSASSPTSSTPSADRS